A genome region from Sporosarcina sp. ANT_H38 includes the following:
- a CDS encoding RAxF-45 family protein, with translation MMLDTVYARESLLEYLATSCAITHEIAVDGISLSFFRQFQ, from the coding sequence ATGATGTTAGACACTGTGTATGCACGTGAAAGTCTATTGGAATATTTAGCTACTTCATGTGCGATTACTCATGAAATTGCAGTCGACGGGATAAGTCTGTCCTTTTTTAGACAATTTCAGTAA
- a CDS encoding TetR/AcrR family transcriptional regulator codes for MDRRQEILEAAAKSFSLFGYKATTMDQVAKIANVGKGTIYTFFANKEELFNAIVVKMINEMRAEADAVSVEGAPFEQNAHARLMQMLKFRGTHQLYAKLIDEEKELRTPAVGEVLQAIEKEIVFYVKEKIEKGIAKGEVKPCDTELVAYMLFKAYLALVSDWTKTHDEELSEERIAALLNGTIFKSLLI; via the coding sequence ATGGACCGCAGGCAGGAAATTTTGGAGGCAGCAGCAAAATCATTTTCACTGTTCGGCTATAAAGCGACGACGATGGATCAGGTCGCGAAAATTGCGAATGTCGGCAAAGGAACAATCTATACGTTTTTCGCCAATAAAGAAGAACTATTCAATGCAATTGTGGTGAAAATGATTAACGAAATGCGGGCGGAAGCAGATGCTGTTTCTGTTGAGGGTGCGCCATTCGAACAAAATGCGCATGCCAGGCTGATGCAAATGCTCAAATTCCGCGGAACACATCAATTGTATGCGAAGTTAATAGATGAAGAAAAAGAACTTCGTACACCTGCTGTTGGTGAAGTGCTGCAGGCAATTGAAAAAGAAATCGTTTTTTATGTAAAAGAGAAGATCGAAAAGGGAATTGCCAAAGGTGAAGTAAAGCCTTGCGATACTGAACTTGTTGCATATATGTTATTTAAAGCATACCTCGCACTTGTCTCGGACTGGACTAAAACCCACGATGAAGAGCTATCTGAAGAGCGTATCGCCGCTTTACTAAATGGGACCATTTTTAAAAGTCTCTTAATTTGA
- the abc-f gene encoding ribosomal protection-like ABC-F family protein: protein MICTIQLISKMLGGNMIFENLSLEIKTGDKLGVVGRNGSGKTTLFKLISGAEQPDSGAIHFKKGTKIGYLAQIPLFEKETTGYDVLNSAFGELREMQARMSELETELAIAGNADMDKLLRIYGDLQEEFARRDGYAVDSEIEKVINGLQLKPFVGRSFGQLSGGEQTKIMLGKLLLTKPDLLLLDEPTNHLDLFAVEWLEAYLTDYSGTVIIISHDRYFLDCVVTKVADLEEGEIHLYHGNYSAFILEKEERLMREFQDYEEQQKKIRKMRESIKRLRQWANEANPPNPGLHRRARNMERALERMEKVRKPLIDPKKMTLSFEAAPRSGKEVVIMEGITKSFGQQELLKGADFHVYWKDRTAIVGRNGCGKSTVLRILLGELPVDTGLSKIGSSVKIGFLSQHFDIKDPKARLIDVFRDEVNIAEGEARHILAKFMFYGPDVFKRIGDLSGGERMRLRLVQLMYQDVNFLVLDEPTNHLDIESREVLEEALEDFTGTIVAVSHDRYFLNKLFSRTAWLEDGIMTTFEGPYNWARDKWQELQSHKVVGVPEPIAIKKPTIEKAEIVVPINLEEEIARLEQAIDKMEKEAEVEMDWMKYESIMAEVAVMKQELESYYGMWMSELE, encoded by the coding sequence ATGATATGTACAATTCAACTAATAAGCAAAATGCTCGGTGGGAATATGATTTTTGAAAATCTTTCTTTGGAAATTAAAACAGGTGATAAATTAGGCGTTGTCGGGCGGAATGGCAGTGGGAAAACAACGTTATTTAAGTTGATTTCCGGAGCTGAGCAACCGGATAGTGGAGCAATTCATTTTAAAAAAGGAACGAAAATAGGTTACTTAGCGCAAATCCCTTTATTTGAAAAAGAAACGACTGGCTATGATGTGCTAAACAGTGCATTTGGAGAACTAAGGGAAATGCAGGCGAGAATGTCGGAGTTAGAGACGGAGCTGGCGATTGCTGGTAATGCTGATATGGACAAATTGCTTCGAATTTATGGAGATTTGCAGGAAGAATTTGCTCGTCGTGATGGCTATGCCGTAGATTCGGAAATCGAGAAAGTCATCAATGGATTGCAACTAAAACCATTTGTCGGACGTTCTTTTGGACAATTGAGCGGTGGCGAACAGACGAAGATTATGCTCGGGAAGCTATTATTGACGAAACCTGATTTGCTGTTATTAGATGAACCGACGAATCACTTGGACTTATTTGCAGTAGAATGGTTGGAAGCGTATTTAACGGATTACTCGGGAACAGTTATCATTATTTCGCATGACCGCTACTTTTTGGATTGTGTTGTGACGAAGGTTGCGGATCTTGAAGAAGGGGAAATTCATCTTTATCACGGGAACTATTCCGCCTTTATACTAGAAAAAGAAGAGCGTCTCATGAGGGAATTCCAGGATTACGAAGAACAACAAAAGAAAATAAGAAAAATGAGAGAATCGATTAAACGGCTACGGCAATGGGCAAATGAAGCCAATCCTCCAAATCCAGGATTGCACAGGCGAGCGCGCAATATGGAACGGGCTCTAGAACGGATGGAAAAAGTAAGGAAGCCACTTATCGATCCGAAGAAAATGACCTTATCGTTTGAAGCTGCACCGCGGAGTGGTAAGGAAGTTGTTATTATGGAAGGAATCACGAAATCATTTGGTCAACAGGAGCTATTGAAGGGGGCCGACTTCCATGTGTATTGGAAGGATCGGACAGCGATTGTCGGTCGGAATGGATGCGGGAAATCAACCGTACTTAGAATTCTTTTAGGCGAACTTCCGGTTGACACTGGATTGAGTAAAATAGGAAGTAGCGTGAAGATAGGGTTTTTGTCGCAGCACTTTGATATCAAGGACCCGAAGGCGCGTTTGATAGATGTCTTTCGTGATGAAGTAAATATTGCTGAAGGGGAAGCCCGACATATATTAGCGAAGTTTATGTTTTACGGTCCAGATGTGTTTAAACGAATTGGAGACTTAAGTGGTGGAGAAAGAATGCGCCTCCGTCTGGTTCAACTCATGTACCAGGATGTTAATTTCCTTGTGCTAGATGAGCCGACAAATCATTTGGATATTGAGTCAAGAGAAGTACTTGAAGAGGCACTGGAAGACTTTACAGGCACAATTGTTGCCGTATCGCATGATCGTTATTTCTTGAATAAATTATTCTCCCGCACTGCATGGTTGGAAGACGGAATTATGACGACGTTTGAAGGACCTTACAATTGGGCGCGTGACAAGTGGCAGGAGCTTCAAAGTCACAAGGTAGTCGGAGTGCCTGAACCCATTGCGATAAAAAAACCGACGATAGAAAAAGCGGAAATAGTAGTACCTATTAACTTGGAAGAAGAAATAGCGAGATTAGAACAAGCAATAGATAAAATGGAAAAAGAAGCGGAAGTTGAAATGGATTGGATGAAATATGAATCAATCATGGCTGAAGTGGCCGTGATGAAACAAGAGTTAGAGTCTTACTATGGAATGTGGATGAGTGAGCTAGAATAG
- a CDS encoding bifunctional 2-polyprenyl-6-hydroxyphenol methylase/3-demethylubiquinol 3-O-methyltransferase UbiG, with protein MKQNKYDELDFFSAYKHMARSIKGLEGAGEWHIFKSLLPDLRHKTVLDLGCGFGWHCRFAREQQASSVVGVDISEKMLQQASELTDDPKITYLQLPIEDIEFSASQFDVVISSLAFHYIESFEGICKKVYDYLKPDGTFIFSVEHPIFTSRHEQDWYLDDQGNRLHWPVDNYQAEGVRQTSFLAENVIKYHRTISTYMNDLINAGFVLEVIKESIPSEEMLKNDAAMEDENRRPMFLMISAKKIV; from the coding sequence ATGAAACAAAACAAATATGATGAACTAGATTTCTTTTCTGCATATAAACATATGGCACGTTCAATCAAAGGACTCGAAGGTGCAGGAGAATGGCATATATTTAAATCATTATTACCCGACTTACGGCATAAAACGGTACTTGATTTAGGGTGCGGCTTTGGTTGGCATTGTCGATTTGCCCGTGAACAACAAGCAAGTTCAGTGGTAGGAGTCGATATATCTGAAAAAATGCTTCAACAGGCTAGTGAACTAACAGATGATCCTAAAATTACCTATTTGCAACTTCCTATTGAAGACATCGAGTTTTCAGCTTCACAATTTGATGTAGTGATCAGTTCGTTGGCTTTCCATTACATTGAATCATTTGAGGGTATCTGCAAAAAGGTATATGACTATTTGAAGCCAGATGGCACTTTCATTTTCTCAGTTGAACATCCCATATTCACCTCTCGACATGAACAAGATTGGTATCTTGATGATCAAGGGAACCGTCTGCATTGGCCCGTAGATAATTATCAGGCGGAGGGAGTACGACAAACTTCATTTTTGGCGGAAAATGTTATTAAATATCATCGCACAATTTCAACCTATATGAATGACTTGATTAATGCTGGATTTGTTTTGGAAGTTATTAAGGAATCTATACCTTCAGAAGAAATGTTGAAGAATGATGCGGCAATGGAAGATGAAAACCGTAGGCCTATGTTTTTGATGATTTCGGCTAAAAAAATAGTGTGA